From the Streptomyces nigrescens genome, one window contains:
- a CDS encoding ABC transporter ATP-binding protein, translating into MTGIHPLHGPSRRPAYDGTPVLVAEGLAKTYPLPGGGRHRAADGISFTLPRGGSIGVVGESGSGKTTVARMLVGLVRPDAGTVTVDGHARTPRTPRGRAARLARARDIQMVFQDPYVSLDPRLTARQCLHTALRLHGAAPQHAEQRATELLGLVGLGTREAGARPHGLSGGQRQRLAIARALAVGPKVLVLDEAVAALDVSIQAQILQLLAEIRHDTGVSLVFVSHDLAVVRHLTDETLVMRHGRTVEQGPTEQVLADPTAPYTRALLAAVPHPGWDPATATAAAAMAGLTA; encoded by the coding sequence ATGACCGGCATCCACCCGCTCCACGGCCCGTCCCGCCGGCCCGCGTACGACGGCACGCCCGTACTGGTCGCCGAGGGACTGGCCAAGACGTATCCCCTGCCGGGCGGTGGCCGGCACCGGGCCGCCGACGGGATCTCCTTCACGCTGCCGCGCGGCGGCTCGATCGGGGTCGTCGGGGAGTCCGGGTCCGGCAAGACGACCGTGGCCCGGATGCTCGTCGGACTGGTGCGGCCCGACGCCGGCACCGTGACCGTCGACGGCCACGCCCGCACACCCCGTACGCCACGGGGCCGGGCAGCACGGCTGGCCAGGGCCCGGGACATCCAGATGGTCTTCCAGGATCCCTATGTCTCACTCGATCCCCGGCTCACCGCACGCCAGTGCCTGCACACCGCGCTGCGGCTGCACGGCGCAGCGCCGCAGCACGCCGAACAGCGGGCGACGGAACTGCTCGGCCTCGTCGGGCTGGGAACCCGGGAGGCCGGCGCCCGGCCACACGGACTCTCCGGCGGACAGCGCCAGCGCCTCGCCATCGCCCGTGCGCTCGCCGTCGGCCCGAAGGTGCTCGTCCTGGACGAGGCGGTCGCCGCGCTGGACGTCTCCATCCAGGCGCAGATCCTGCAACTCCTGGCCGAGATCCGCCATGACACCGGGGTGTCGTTGGTGTTCGTCAGCCACGATCTGGCCGTGGTGCGCCACCTCACCGACGAGACGCTGGTGATGCGGCACGGCCGGACCGTGGAACAAGGCCCCACCGAGCAGGTACTGGCCGATCCGACCGCGCCATACACCCGGGCCCTCCTGGCAGCCGTGCCACACCCGGGGTGGGACCCCGCCACGGCCACGGCGGCGGCCGCCATGGCAGGGCTCACCGCATAG